The Triticum aestivum cultivar Chinese Spring chromosome 7B, IWGSC CS RefSeq v2.1, whole genome shotgun sequence genome window below encodes:
- the LOC123158330 gene encoding cinnamoyl-CoA reductase 1 isoform X1 encodes MTVGGEATATGRGQTVCVTGAGGYIGSWIVKLLLAKGYAVRGTVRNPDDAKNAHLRGLAGAAERLVLCKADLLDGDALRAAIAGCHGVFHTASPVTDDPEEMVEPAVRGTSYVIDAAAESGTVRRVVLTSSIGAVAMDPNRARDAVVDESCWSDLEFCKKTKNWYCYGKTVAEREAWEAAAARGVDLVVVNPVLVQGPALQPAVNASLTHVLKYLDGSAKTYANAVQAYVHVHDTAAAHVLVFEAPAAAGRYLCVADGAVLHREDVVTILRKFFPEYPIPSRCSDSVNPRKQPYKMSNKRLRELGLEFTPVAQCLYDTVVSFQEKGILPAPPASAQPAMKEIN; translated from the exons ATGACCGTCGGCGGCGAGGCCACGGCCACGGGGCGCGGGCAGACGGTGTGCGTGACCGGCGCCGGCGGCTACATCGGGTCGTGGATCGTCAAGCTCCTGCTCGCGAAGGGGTACGCCGTGCGAGGCACCGTCAGGAACCCAG ATGACGCGAAGAACGCGCACCTGAGGGGCCTCGCCGGCGCGGCAGAGCGGCTGGTGCTGTGCAAGGCCGACCTGCTCGACGGCGACGCGCTGCGCGCCGCCATCGCTGGCTGCCATGGCGTCTTTCACACCGCCTCGCCGGTTACCGACGATCCA GAGGAGATGGTGGAGCCGGCGGTGAGGGGCACGAGCTACGTCATCGACGCCGCGGCGGAGTCCGGCACGGTCCGCCGCGTCGTGCTGACGTCGTCCATCGGCGCCGTCGCCATGGACCCCAACCGCGCCCGGGACGCTGTCGTTGACGAGTCCTGCTGGAGCGACCTCGAGTTCTGCAAGAAGACCAAG AACTGGTATTGCTACGGGAAGACGGTGGCGGAGCGGGAGGCGTgggaggcggcggcagcgcgcGGGGTGGACCTGGTGGTGGTGAACCCGGTGCTGGTGCAGGGTCCGGCGCTACAACCGGCGGTGAACGCCAGCCTCACGCACGTGCTCAAGTACCTGGACGGCTCCGCTAAGACGTACGCCAACGCCGTGCAGGCGTACGTGCACGTCCACGACACCGCCGCCGCGCACGTCCTCGTCTTTgaggcccccgccgccgccgggcgcTACCTCTGCGTCGCCGACGGCGCGGTGCTCCACCGGGAGGACGTCGTCACCATCCTCCGCAAGTTCTTCCCCGAGTACCCCATCCCCAGCAG GTGCTCTGACTCGGTGAACCCGAGGAAGCAGCCGTACAAGATGTCGAACAAGCGGCTCCGTGAGCTGGGCCTCGAGTTCACGCCGGTGGCGCAGTGCCTCTACGACACCGTGGTCAGCTTCCAGGAGAAGGGAATCCTCCCGGCCCCTCCTGCTTCGGCACAGCCGGCGATGAAAGAGATCAACTGA
- the LOC123158330 gene encoding cinnamoyl-CoA reductase 1 isoform X2, with amino-acid sequence MACNIHAWTQLSCVDVRARCNLQEEMVEPAVRGTSYVIDAAAESGTVRRVVLTSSIGAVAMDPNRARDAVVDESCWSDLEFCKKTKNWYCYGKTVAEREAWEAAAARGVDLVVVNPVLVQGPALQPAVNASLTHVLKYLDGSAKTYANAVQAYVHVHDTAAAHVLVFEAPAAAGRYLCVADGAVLHREDVVTILRKFFPEYPIPSRCSDSVNPRKQPYKMSNKRLRELGLEFTPVAQCLYDTVVSFQEKGILPAPPASAQPAMKEIN; translated from the exons ATGGCATGCAATATTCATGCATGGACGCAGTTATCTTGTGTTGATGTGCGTGCGCGCTGCAATTTGCAGGAGGAGATGGTGGAGCCGGCGGTGAGGGGCACGAGCTACGTCATCGACGCCGCGGCGGAGTCCGGCACGGTCCGCCGCGTCGTGCTGACGTCGTCCATCGGCGCCGTCGCCATGGACCCCAACCGCGCCCGGGACGCTGTCGTTGACGAGTCCTGCTGGAGCGACCTCGAGTTCTGCAAGAAGACCAAG AACTGGTATTGCTACGGGAAGACGGTGGCGGAGCGGGAGGCGTgggaggcggcggcagcgcgcGGGGTGGACCTGGTGGTGGTGAACCCGGTGCTGGTGCAGGGTCCGGCGCTACAACCGGCGGTGAACGCCAGCCTCACGCACGTGCTCAAGTACCTGGACGGCTCCGCTAAGACGTACGCCAACGCCGTGCAGGCGTACGTGCACGTCCACGACACCGCCGCCGCGCACGTCCTCGTCTTTgaggcccccgccgccgccgggcgcTACCTCTGCGTCGCCGACGGCGCGGTGCTCCACCGGGAGGACGTCGTCACCATCCTCCGCAAGTTCTTCCCCGAGTACCCCATCCCCAGCAG GTGCTCTGACTCGGTGAACCCGAGGAAGCAGCCGTACAAGATGTCGAACAAGCGGCTCCGTGAGCTGGGCCTCGAGTTCACGCCGGTGGCGCAGTGCCTCTACGACACCGTGGTCAGCTTCCAGGAGAAGGGAATCCTCCCGGCCCCTCCTGCTTCGGCACAGCCGGCGATGAAAGAGATCAACTGA